In the Danio rerio strain Tuebingen ecotype United States chromosome 8, GRCz12tu, whole genome shotgun sequence genome, one interval contains:
- the cldn5a gene encoding claudin 5a, which yields MASAALELLGLILCVCGTLLEMVACGLPTWKVTAFIEANIVVAQTIWDGLWMSCAVQSTGQMQCKVHDSMLALSHDLQAARALTVISSVLSVLALMVVIAGAQCTNCIKEDNVKARVVNVGGVIYILSAIFVLVPLCWMANNIISDFYNPQVLPAQKREIGAALYIGWAASALLLLGGSILCCSCPASGSSGYSVKYAPTKRATSNGEYDKRNYV from the coding sequence ATGGCCTCCGCGGCTTTGGAGCTCCTGGGTCTGATCCTGTGCGTCTGCGGGACGCTTTTGGAGATGGTGGCCTGCGGGCTGCCCACCTGGAAGGTCACCGCCTTCATCGAGGCCAACATCGTGGTCGCGCAGACCATCTGGGACGGCCTGTGGATGTCCTGCGCCGTGCAGAGCACCGGCCAGATGCAATGCAAAGTGCACGACTCCATGCTCGCGCTCAGCCACGACCTGCAAGCCGCGCGCGCGCTCACGGTCATCTCCTCGGTCTTGAGCGTGCTCGCGCTCATGGTGGTGATCGCAGGCGCGCAGTGCACAAACTGCATCAAAGAGGACAACGTGAAAGCGCGGGTGGTGAACGTCGGAGGGGTGATCTACATCCTCAGCGCCATCTTCGTGCTTGTGCCACTGTGCTGGATGGCCAATAATATCATCTCCGACTTCTATAACCCGCAGGTGCTGCCGGCCCAGAAGCGGGAGATCGGCGCGGCGCTGTACATCGGCTGGGCGGCCTCTGCGCTGCTGCTGCTCGGGGGAAGCATACTCTGCTGCTCCTGCCCGGCCTCTGGAAGCTCCGGGTACTCGGTCAAATACGCGCCCACTAAAAGAGCCACATCCAACGGGGAATACGACAAGAGGAATTACGTGTGa